In Alosa alosa isolate M-15738 ecotype Scorff River chromosome 19, AALO_Geno_1.1, whole genome shotgun sequence, a genomic segment contains:
- the LOC125284357 gene encoding membrane progestin receptor beta-like: protein MPRWTLVCLSFLSMHRRRLSGFSPPPQATVLAKDVPVLFREPYIHGGYRPVGQRWSCYLLSLFQVHNESVNVWSHMLTGVIVLLRFLLLLHTWPAPLDLTALPLCLYVTSALTYLTCSAAAHLLQSHSELAHYCLFFLDYVGVCVYQYGCALAHYFYSSEPAWRNTAVADAFLPGAVLLGWLTCASCCFAKLRYQRPYPLRRKVFQLVPTSLAYLLDISPVAHRLASAGSSDASDADDALALHALQIFFFLLAALFFSCPVPECFFPGRCDVLGHGHQIFHLFLALCTLVQQEALFRDFRARWRTLERVHGRDRLIGACASFPTLVLCSLLTAGVMCCYAKRKLKARPKERSSRIQN from the coding sequence ATGCCGCGGTGGACTTTGGTGTGTCTCAGTTTCCTGTCCATGCACCGCAGACGGCTAAGTGGCTTCTCCCCGCCTCCCCAGGCCACTGTGCTGGCCAAAGATGTGCCCGTCCTGTTCCGTGAGCCGTACATCCACGGTGGCTACCGGCCCGTGGGCCAGCGCTGGTCCTGCTACCTGCTCAGCCTCTTCCAGGTGCACAACGAGTCCGTCAATGTGTGGAGCCACATGCTGACCGGTGTGATCGTCCTCCTCCGCTTCCTGCTCCTGCTGCACACCTGGCCTGCCCCGCTGGACCTGACCGCGCTGCCCCTGTGCCTGTACGTGACCTCTGCCCTCACCTACCTGACCTGCAGTGCGGCCGCCCACCTGCTGCAGTCGCACTCGGAGCTCGCCCACTACTGCCTCTTCTTCCTGGACTACGTGGGCGTGTGCGTCTACCAGTACGGCTGCGCGCTGGCACACTACTTCTACAGCTCAGAGCCGGCGTGGCGCAACACCGCTGTGGCCGACGCCTTTCTGCCCGGCGCCGTGCTCCTCGGCTGGCTGACCTGCGCCAGCTGCTGCTTCGCCAAGCTGCGCTACCAGCGGCCATACCCGCTCCGCCGCAAGGTCTTCCAGCTGGTGCCCACCAGCCTGGCGTACCTTCTGGACATCAGCCCCGTGGCCCACCGGCTGGCCAGCGCCGGCTCGTCGGACGCCAGCGACGCCGACGACGCTCTCGCGCTCCACGCGCTGCAGATCTTCTTCTTCCTGCTGGCGGCGCTCTTCTTCTCGTGCCCCGTGCCCGAGTGCTTCTTCCCGGGCCGCTGCGACGTCCTGGGCCACGGCCATCAGATTTTCCACCTCTTCCTGGCACTGTGCACGCTGGTCCAGCAGGAGGCGCTGTTCCGGGACTTCCGGGCACGCTGGCGCACTCTGGAGCGGGTCCACGGGCGAGACAGGCTGATCGGGGCTTGTGCCTCCTTCCCCACCCTGGTGCTCTGCAGCCTGCTCACCGCTGGCGTCATGTGCTGCTACGCCAAGAGGAAGCTCAAAGCCAGGCCCAAAGAACGAAGCTCAAGGATACAAAACTga
- the il17a/f2 gene encoding interleukin 17a/f2, producing MGFICCLVLLMRCSLVEGSNSAVCYPKMNFLVHRPPPSEGWKRSRELNRQSLSPWKWKRIFVENGIPQVIYEAVCDASYCEYPQSDIEAQGNLNAVAIHQVHMVLQRQRGRPRCYVAHFRRVAVGCMCVWAKHSH from the exons ATG GGGTTCATTTGCTGCTTGGTCCTGCTGATGAGATGCTCTCTGGTGGAGGGCAGCAACTCGGCTGTTTGTTACCCCAAAATGAATTTCCTTGTGCACCGTCCGCCTCCCTCTGAGGGATGGAAAAGGAGCCGAGAGCTCAACAGACAATCACTTTCTCCCTGGAAGTGGAA GAGAATCTTTGTGGAGAATGGTATTCCTCAGGTGATCTACGAAGCAGTCTGTGATGCGTCATACTGCGAATATCCACAGAGTGACATCGAAGCTCAGGGGAACCTCAACGCTGTGGCCATCCACCAGGTGCACATGGTCCTGCAGAGACAAAGAGGCAGGCCCAGGTGTTACGTCGCGCATTTCAGACGCGTGGCAGTGGGCTGCATGTGCGTCTGGGCCAAACATTCACACTGA